From the genome of Amycolatopsis sp. NBC_01488, one region includes:
- the gltX gene encoding glutamate--tRNA ligase produces the protein MSETSVVRARFCPSPTGTPHVGLIRTALFNWAFARHNQGQLVFRIEDTDAARDSQESYEQLLDGLRWLGIDWDEGPEAGGEYGPYRQSERRAIYADVAAKLLEAGELYEAFSTNEEVEARRKAAGLDPKLGYDNFDRDLTDEQRAAYRAEGRAPVLRLRMPDADLGWTDLVRGDITFPANTIPDPVLVRANGEPLYTLTNPVDDALMKITHVLRGEDLLPSTPRQLALYAALERIGVAGFTPQFGHLPYVMGEGNKKLSKRDPSSNLFNYRDRGFIREGLLNYLALLGWSIADDRDVFSVEELVAAFDVTKVSANPARFDLKKAEAINGTHVRALPAAEFVKRVTPYLVTAGVLPESPSEQQRARLTAIAPLVQERVTVLSDAAPMVRFLFVAEDAFAPEEDAAAKNLGEAAQPVLTAAVEALEKLPSWETEAIEQALKDALVDGLGLKPRKAFAPVRVAVTGRTVSPPLYESMELLGRDVSLGRLRRALAG, from the coding sequence ATGAGTGAGACATCGGTGGTTCGCGCGCGCTTCTGTCCTTCGCCGACCGGCACCCCGCACGTCGGGCTGATCCGCACGGCGCTGTTCAACTGGGCCTTCGCCCGGCACAACCAGGGGCAACTGGTGTTCCGGATCGAAGACACCGACGCCGCGCGCGATTCGCAGGAGTCCTACGAGCAGCTGCTCGACGGGCTGCGCTGGCTCGGCATCGACTGGGACGAGGGCCCCGAGGCCGGCGGCGAGTACGGGCCGTACCGCCAGAGCGAGCGACGAGCGATCTACGCCGACGTCGCCGCGAAGCTCCTCGAAGCGGGCGAACTGTACGAAGCGTTCTCGACCAACGAAGAGGTCGAGGCGCGGCGCAAGGCGGCCGGCCTGGACCCGAAGCTGGGCTACGACAACTTCGACCGCGACCTCACCGACGAGCAGCGCGCCGCCTACCGCGCCGAGGGCCGCGCGCCCGTGCTGCGCCTGCGCATGCCCGACGCCGACCTCGGCTGGACCGACCTGGTGCGCGGCGACATCACCTTCCCGGCCAACACGATCCCGGACCCGGTCCTGGTGCGCGCCAACGGCGAGCCGCTGTACACGCTGACCAACCCGGTCGACGACGCGCTGATGAAGATCACGCACGTGCTGCGCGGCGAGGACCTGCTGCCGTCGACGCCCCGCCAGCTGGCGCTCTACGCCGCGCTGGAGCGCATCGGCGTCGCGGGGTTCACGCCGCAGTTCGGCCACCTGCCGTACGTCATGGGCGAGGGCAACAAGAAACTGTCCAAACGCGACCCGTCGTCGAACCTCTTCAACTACCGCGACCGCGGGTTCATCCGCGAGGGCCTGCTCAACTACCTGGCCCTGCTCGGCTGGTCGATCGCCGACGACCGCGACGTCTTCAGCGTCGAGGAGCTGGTCGCCGCCTTCGACGTCACCAAGGTCAGCGCCAACCCGGCGCGCTTCGACCTCAAGAAGGCCGAAGCGATCAACGGCACCCACGTGCGGGCCTTGCCCGCGGCCGAATTCGTGAAGCGCGTCACCCCGTATCTGGTCACCGCGGGTGTCCTTCCGGAATCGCCGAGCGAGCAGCAGCGGGCCCGGTTGACCGCGATCGCGCCGCTGGTGCAGGAGCGCGTCACCGTCCTTTCGGACGCGGCGCCCATGGTGCGTTTCCTTTTTGTTGCGGAAGACGCGTTCGCGCCGGAAGAGGACGCGGCGGCGAAGAACCTCGGCGAGGCCGCGCAGCCGGTGCTCACCGCAGCGGTCGAGGCGCTCGAGAAGCTGCCGTCCTGGGAGACCGAGGCCATCGAGCAGGCGCTCAAGGACGCCCTTGTGGACGGTCTGGGTCTCAAGCCCCGCAAGGCTTTCGCCCCGGTTCGCGTCGCGGTCACCGGCCGGACCGTTTCCCCGCCGCTGTACGAATCCATGGAACTGCTCGGCCGCGACGTCTCGTTGGGACGACTTCGCCGCGCATTGGCCGGATAA
- a CDS encoding HAD family hydrolase produces the protein MCLDIDDTLIDCTAAIRRSLHILTGRGDLWPLWDVITEEHVALVVAGELDYATMHQRRTDCFLAEIGILADEEQVSSFERRRRELLDHSWQLFDDVLDCLEWLRAAGLMLAAVTNASGVHQRKKIADLGLAPFFDHVAIAGELGVAKPDPVMFHTVCLGLGCAPAQAVHVGDKLDTDAIGARDAGLGAVWLDRDTIAERAPEGVHRVAGLAELPELLVSEYATIGVPIQRGTGTPAFTVGNGVL, from the coding sequence GTGTGCTTGGACATCGACGACACCTTGATCGACTGCACCGCCGCGATCCGCCGCAGCCTCCACATCCTCACCGGCCGGGGCGACCTGTGGCCGTTGTGGGACGTCATCACCGAAGAGCACGTCGCGCTCGTCGTCGCCGGTGAACTCGACTACGCGACGATGCACCAGCGCCGCACCGACTGCTTCCTCGCGGAGATCGGCATCCTCGCCGACGAGGAGCAGGTGAGTTCGTTCGAGCGGCGCCGAAGAGAGCTGCTCGACCATTCGTGGCAGCTGTTCGACGACGTCCTCGACTGCCTGGAGTGGTTGCGCGCCGCCGGGCTGATGCTGGCGGCCGTGACCAACGCTTCGGGTGTCCACCAGCGCAAGAAGATCGCCGACCTCGGGCTGGCGCCGTTCTTCGATCACGTCGCCATCGCCGGCGAGCTCGGGGTGGCGAAACCCGATCCGGTGATGTTCCACACGGTCTGCCTCGGCCTGGGCTGCGCACCCGCCCAAGCCGTCCACGTCGGCGACAAGCTGGACACCGACGCGATCGGCGCCCGCGACGCCGGCCTCGGCGCGGTCTGGCTCGACCGCGACACCATCGCCGAGCGCGCCCCCGAGGGCGTGCACCGGGTGGCCGGCCTGGCCGAGTTGCCTGAGCTGCTGGTTTCGGAGTACGCGACGATCGGCGTCCCGATCCAGCGCGGCACTGGCACCCCCGCGTTCACCGTCGGGAACGGCGTGCTCTAG
- a CDS encoding fumarylacetoacetate hydrolase family protein, which produces MRLARIAHPGGVAFASVEGDGDDAQVLEIAEHPFGQPNFTGKRWPLADVRLLAPILPSKVIAVGRNYAKHAAEFGNEVPSAPMLFLKPSTTVVGPNAPIRRPSNVGRVDFEGELAVVIGQPVKNVPAARAASVILGYTIANDVSARDLQKSDGQWGRAKGFDTFCPLGPWIETSLDASDLALRAEVDGELKQDGRTSDLVHKIPELVEFVSGVMTLLPGDVILTGTPEGVGPIEGGQSVSITIEGIGTLTNPVENL; this is translated from the coding sequence GTGCGCCTAGCCCGTATTGCTCATCCCGGTGGTGTCGCGTTCGCTTCGGTCGAAGGGGACGGTGACGACGCCCAGGTCCTGGAGATCGCCGAGCACCCGTTCGGCCAGCCCAACTTCACCGGCAAGCGGTGGCCGCTGGCCGACGTCCGGCTGCTCGCGCCGATCCTGCCGTCCAAGGTGATCGCCGTCGGCCGCAACTACGCCAAGCACGCGGCCGAGTTCGGCAACGAGGTGCCCAGCGCCCCGATGCTGTTCCTCAAGCCGTCCACCACGGTCGTCGGCCCGAACGCGCCCATCCGGCGTCCCTCGAACGTCGGCCGCGTCGACTTCGAGGGTGAGCTGGCCGTCGTCATCGGGCAGCCGGTGAAGAACGTGCCGGCCGCGCGCGCCGCGAGCGTGATCCTCGGCTACACGATCGCGAACGACGTCAGCGCGCGCGACCTGCAGAAGTCCGACGGCCAGTGGGGCCGCGCCAAGGGCTTCGACACGTTCTGCCCGCTCGGGCCGTGGATCGAGACGTCGCTCGACGCGTCCGACCTGGCACTCCGGGCCGAGGTGGACGGCGAGCTCAAGCAGGACGGCCGCACGTCCGACCTCGTCCACAAGATCCCCGAGCTGGTCGAGTTCGTCTCCGGCGTGATGACGCTCCTGCCCGGCGACGTCATCCTCACCGGCACCCCCGAGGGTGTCGGCCCGATCGAGGGCGGCCAGAGCGTCTCGATCACCATCGAAGGCATCGGCACCCTGACCAACCCGGTCGAGAACCTCTAG
- a CDS encoding FAD-dependent oxidoreductase — protein sequence MTERTGCVVVGGGPAGMVAGLLLARAGVEVTVLEKHADFLRDFRGDTVHPSTLTLLDELGLGEKFHALPHSELTSAGFPQENGELMKLADFTRLKVPHPYIAMVPQWDFLDLLAESARKEPTFVQRMETECTGLVRENGRVAGVTYRTSAGETGEIRADLVIAADGRWSLARREAGLVPHEYDCPFDVWWFRLSRGDGEEGGMLLPRMRDRRFAVPLPRPDFYQVAYLAPKGEDLREQGIEAFRENVTEICPEFADRVGELKTMDDVKFLDVRLNLLRKWHVDGLLCLGDAAHAMSPIGGVGINLAVQDAVAAATLLAEPLRRGRPTEADLAKVRARRLAPTVLVQGLQRLMHRTVVRGVMSGKRNGPPMPMIKAFARFPRLSYFPARLLGLGLRPEHAPAFARRPMEPVSRG from the coding sequence ATGACTGAGCGCACGGGCTGCGTCGTCGTCGGTGGCGGGCCGGCCGGGATGGTCGCGGGGCTCCTGCTGGCGCGGGCCGGCGTCGAGGTGACGGTGCTGGAGAAGCACGCGGACTTCCTGCGCGACTTCCGCGGGGACACGGTCCACCCGTCGACGCTCACGCTGCTGGACGAGCTGGGCCTCGGCGAGAAGTTCCACGCGCTGCCGCACAGCGAACTGACTTCGGCCGGGTTCCCCCAGGAAAACGGCGAGCTGATGAAGCTGGCCGACTTCACCCGGCTGAAGGTCCCCCACCCGTACATCGCGATGGTGCCGCAGTGGGACTTCCTCGACCTGCTCGCCGAAAGCGCGCGCAAAGAGCCGACGTTCGTGCAGCGGATGGAGACCGAGTGCACCGGCCTGGTCCGCGAAAACGGCCGGGTCGCCGGCGTCACCTACCGCACCAGCGCCGGGGAAACCGGCGAAATCCGGGCCGACCTGGTGATCGCCGCCGACGGCCGGTGGTCGCTCGCCCGCCGCGAGGCCGGCCTGGTGCCGCACGAGTACGACTGCCCGTTCGACGTCTGGTGGTTCCGGCTCTCGCGCGGCGACGGTGAGGAAGGCGGCATGCTGCTGCCGAGGATGCGGGACCGCCGCTTCGCGGTGCCACTCCCCCGGCCGGACTTCTACCAGGTCGCCTACCTCGCGCCGAAGGGCGAAGACCTCCGAGAGCAGGGCATCGAGGCGTTCCGCGAGAACGTCACGGAGATCTGCCCCGAGTTCGCCGACCGCGTCGGCGAGCTGAAGACGATGGACGACGTCAAGTTCCTCGACGTGCGGCTGAACCTGCTGCGCAAGTGGCACGTCGACGGGCTGCTGTGCCTCGGCGACGCGGCGCACGCCATGTCGCCGATCGGCGGGGTCGGCATCAACCTCGCGGTGCAGGACGCGGTCGCGGCGGCGACGCTGCTGGCCGAGCCGCTGCGCCGGGGCCGCCCCACCGAAGCGGACCTGGCGAAGGTCCGCGCACGGCGGCTCGCGCCGACGGTGCTGGTGCAGGGACTGCAACGGCTGATGCACCGGACCGTCGTGCGCGGGGTGATGAGCGGCAAGCGCAACGGCCCGCCGATGCCGATGATCAAGGCGTTCGCGCGGTTCCCGCGGCTGTCGTACTTCCCGGCCCGGCTCCTGGGCCTGGGACTGCGGCCGGAGCACGCTCCGGCGTTCGCCCGGCGGCCGATGGAGCCGGTGTCCCGCGGCTAG
- the cimA gene encoding citramalate synthase, with protein MTRQEPADTPLGDAFHLYDTTLRDGAQREGISYSVQDKLAVARLLDELGVGFVEGGWPGALPKDTEFFARAAKGELKLKHAALVAFGATRKAGTTADVDPQVRALLDSEAPVITLVAKSDLRHIERALRVDVDEACAMVEDTVEFLTKEGRRVFLDAEHFFDGYAYSPETSLRVLDAAAHAGADVLVLCDTNGGQLPLGLAETVKTVKDKTGFRLGIHCQDDTSCAVANSVAAVQAGATHVQCTANGYGERAGNADLFAVTGNLVTKLGMEVLPTGGAAELTRVSHALAEIANLAPYTHQAYVGASAFAHKAGLHASAIKVDPLLYNHIDPASVGNDMRVLVTEMAGRASLELKGRELGVDLAGRPEALTSAITKVKRLEAEGWSFEAADASLELLLRQEADVPAEAPFELESYRVVLDHRPDGEVMAEATVKVHVGGQRVIATAEGIGPVHALDAALRKALSPHLSWLDSVDLADYKVRILQGHPGTDAVTRVLVESTDGEREWTTVGVHGNIVEASWLALCDALVHKSTTVA; from the coding sequence GTGACCCGCCAGGAGCCCGCCGATACCCCGCTCGGCGATGCCTTCCACCTCTACGACACGACCCTGCGCGACGGTGCGCAGCGTGAGGGCATCTCCTACTCCGTCCAGGACAAGCTCGCCGTCGCGCGGCTGCTGGACGAGCTGGGCGTCGGGTTCGTCGAAGGCGGCTGGCCCGGTGCCCTCCCCAAGGACACGGAATTCTTCGCCCGCGCCGCGAAGGGCGAGCTGAAGCTCAAGCACGCTGCCCTCGTCGCCTTCGGGGCGACGCGCAAGGCCGGCACCACTGCCGACGTCGATCCGCAGGTGCGGGCCCTTCTCGACAGCGAAGCTCCGGTCATCACGCTCGTCGCCAAGTCCGACCTGCGCCACATCGAACGCGCGCTCCGCGTGGACGTCGACGAAGCCTGCGCCATGGTCGAGGACACCGTCGAATTCCTCACCAAGGAAGGTCGCCGGGTCTTCCTCGACGCCGAGCACTTCTTCGACGGCTACGCGTATTCGCCCGAGACCTCGCTCCGGGTCCTCGACGCCGCCGCGCACGCGGGCGCCGACGTCCTCGTGCTCTGCGACACCAACGGCGGCCAGCTTCCCCTCGGCCTCGCCGAGACCGTCAAGACCGTCAAGGACAAGACCGGGTTCCGGCTCGGGATCCATTGTCAGGACGACACTTCCTGCGCCGTGGCGAACTCCGTCGCCGCGGTGCAGGCCGGCGCGACGCACGTCCAGTGCACCGCCAACGGTTACGGGGAGCGGGCCGGCAACGCCGACCTCTTCGCCGTGACGGGAAACCTGGTGACCAAGCTCGGCATGGAGGTCCTCCCGACCGGAGGCGCCGCCGAGCTCACCCGGGTCTCTCATGCCCTTGCCGAAATCGCCAACCTCGCCCCCTACACCCACCAGGCCTACGTAGGGGCGTCGGCTTTCGCTCACAAGGCGGGACTGCACGCGAGCGCGATCAAGGTGGATCCGTTGCTGTACAACCACATCGATCCAGCTTCCGTCGGCAACGACATGCGGGTACTGGTCACCGAGATGGCCGGCAGGGCCAGCCTCGAGCTCAAGGGACGTGAGCTCGGGGTCGACCTTGCCGGCCGGCCCGAAGCGCTGACGAGCGCCATCACCAAGGTCAAGCGCCTCGAAGCCGAAGGCTGGTCCTTCGAAGCCGCCGACGCCTCCCTCGAGCTGCTGCTGCGGCAGGAGGCCGACGTGCCCGCCGAGGCGCCGTTCGAGCTCGAGTCCTACCGCGTGGTGCTCGACCACCGGCCGGACGGCGAGGTCATGGCCGAGGCGACGGTCAAGGTGCACGTCGGCGGCCAGCGCGTCATCGCCACCGCCGAGGGCATCGGCCCGGTCCACGCCCTCGACGCCGCGCTGCGGAAGGCGCTGTCCCCGCACCTGTCCTGGTTGGACAGTGTGGACCTGGCCGACTACAAGGTCCGCATCCTGCAGGGCCACCCGGGCACCGACGCCGTGACGCGCGTGCTGGTCGAGAGCACCGACGGCGAACGCGAATGGACCACCGTCGGCGTGCACGGGAACATCGTCGAGGCCAGCTGGCTGGCCCTGTGCGACGCGCTCGTCCACAAGAGCACCACCGTGGCCTGA
- a CDS encoding tetratricopeptide repeat protein, which yields MEEAELGRMPWRARVYRANGVLVGGGVLLGDRHVLTCSHVVGSAPGPDAAVDVDFLESPRTSPMSARVARGGWVPPDEFGRGDLALLELPEPVETGLGTLLRRDSSPWDRAVRVYGFPQGVEYGIWVRARLAGPAGPGGEWIQLTDPDARIGAGFSGCPVIDDATGRPLGIMVTVLRPGGVAWMIPTDVIVRYLPQVRQWVAASSALDDSLDRLVVHAGGLPAADRDDLRVSLPKGALPDPQEALLDDPSMPEERRFCSRCGHAVGRSRGEPAGRNRGYCPNCGTPFDFLPGLKAGDVVDGRYTVLGCLSRGGFSWIHLGRDEITGDLVVLKGLFAGADPGVERLAAGQRDLLPLLDHPNLVRTLGFVDHVDPATGRTDSYLVMEYVHGFSLRSVMRQARRLRPEHVAAYGLQILDAVGYLHEQGLLYGDMKPDNVMQVGDRVKLIDLGAVRRLDDRTSVIIGTPGYQPDREELRRYGVSVRSDLYAVGRTLSDLLRSCEHTAGVGIEALEALIARALADRADRFDSAREMAEQLEGVLRQLLALRDRVPRPVTSTVFTGPADVLPGGLRLPDWADWSEPATGPLVRGDLPPEPAGVAAALPGPRPERAGHVLAGWRDGLAELTAAAVDRAEPAFRRCAATVPGEPAVWLALGLCAELRGSGGDAARYYDAVWARDRREIAAAFGLARTRLAVGDRVGAAAVLDDVPDDAAHVTEARAAAVLALAARRSAEADLPSPDEVAAALERLPRVGLYGEELDRLTAIVLETALRLAQPRRPAQVPEERELRLRLRHIYRAAAKRKPKTLWQGLLERAHRVWDFGSAPRPATSPEVVLSQNKYLATHRDDLPVVVSVSGRAFTLRVRTLPGHRLESIRQVAPTAAEIDVAPGPEATFRLGTGDEAQTWEYLLRFTAARRGRLGEDVVVAEIDVERDGVRSPVRRVLAHWTTETAKSGRSERAVAAYTGHATLTEAVEAALSAYRSGDAGEALDALGAAVAMAAEQRNDAVLQRLSKLVDIVDAENGLVSFRQSPDDRRRDEWDHLSERLSVPLREPELVGSGIATAVRTSVQFVPSVASAAAVETTGVLQEPLRAPPVVPVPPVLRADVRCLSDGPVVVGAAARVSVAVWRTERLEPLPEAVRVRVLLDAMPGVVEPVNRIASLTTDRLMRPVEFDVVPAEPGELRLVFRIYRDFDSHLLMEVAATLPVERTEVPSWPGT from the coding sequence GTGGAGGAGGCGGAGCTGGGGCGGATGCCGTGGCGGGCGCGGGTGTACCGGGCCAACGGCGTTCTCGTGGGCGGCGGCGTGTTGCTCGGCGACCGGCACGTCCTCACCTGCTCCCACGTGGTCGGCTCGGCACCGGGCCCGGACGCGGCGGTCGACGTCGACTTCCTGGAATCGCCTCGTACTTCCCCGATGTCCGCGCGGGTCGCGCGCGGCGGCTGGGTGCCGCCCGACGAGTTCGGGCGGGGCGACCTGGCTCTCCTGGAACTGCCCGAGCCCGTCGAAACCGGGCTCGGGACGTTGCTGCGCCGCGACTCGTCGCCGTGGGACCGAGCGGTCCGCGTCTACGGCTTCCCGCAGGGCGTCGAGTACGGGATCTGGGTGCGGGCCCGGCTCGCCGGACCCGCCGGGCCCGGCGGCGAGTGGATCCAGCTCACCGACCCGGACGCGCGGATCGGCGCGGGGTTTTCCGGCTGCCCGGTGATCGACGACGCGACCGGGCGGCCGCTCGGCATCATGGTCACGGTTCTCCGGCCCGGTGGCGTGGCCTGGATGATCCCGACGGACGTGATCGTCCGGTACCTCCCGCAGGTGCGGCAGTGGGTCGCCGCTTCGTCGGCGCTGGACGACAGCCTCGACCGGCTGGTGGTGCACGCGGGCGGCCTGCCCGCCGCCGACCGGGACGACTTGCGGGTGTCCTTGCCGAAGGGGGCGTTGCCCGACCCGCAGGAGGCCCTGCTCGACGATCCGTCGATGCCCGAGGAACGGCGGTTCTGCTCGCGGTGCGGGCACGCCGTCGGCCGGAGCCGGGGCGAGCCGGCCGGGCGGAACCGCGGCTACTGCCCGAACTGCGGTACGCCGTTCGACTTCTTGCCCGGCCTGAAGGCCGGCGACGTGGTGGACGGCCGCTACACCGTGCTCGGCTGCCTGTCCCGCGGCGGCTTCAGCTGGATCCACCTCGGCCGTGACGAGATCACCGGCGACCTCGTGGTGCTCAAGGGCCTGTTCGCCGGCGCCGACCCGGGCGTCGAGCGATTGGCCGCGGGGCAGCGCGACCTGCTGCCGCTGCTGGATCACCCGAACCTCGTGCGCACCCTCGGATTCGTCGACCACGTGGACCCGGCGACCGGCCGCACCGACAGCTACCTGGTCATGGAATACGTGCACGGGTTCTCCTTGCGGTCGGTGATGCGCCAGGCCCGGCGCCTGCGACCCGAGCACGTCGCCGCGTACGGGCTGCAGATCCTCGACGCCGTCGGATACCTGCACGAGCAGGGGCTGCTGTACGGCGACATGAAGCCCGACAACGTGATGCAGGTCGGCGACCGCGTCAAGCTCATCGATCTCGGCGCGGTCCGGCGGCTCGACGACCGGACGAGCGTGATCATCGGCACGCCGGGCTACCAGCCCGATCGTGAGGAACTGCGGCGGTACGGCGTCTCGGTCCGCTCCGACCTCTACGCGGTCGGCCGCACCCTCTCCGATCTGCTGCGCTCGTGTGAGCACACGGCCGGGGTCGGGATCGAGGCGCTGGAAGCGCTGATCGCGCGGGCGCTGGCCGATCGCGCCGACCGGTTCGACAGTGCGCGGGAGATGGCCGAGCAGCTGGAAGGGGTCCTGCGGCAGCTGCTGGCGCTGCGCGACCGGGTGCCGCGGCCGGTGACGTCCACGGTCTTCACCGGTCCGGCGGACGTCCTGCCGGGCGGGCTGCGCCTCCCGGACTGGGCGGACTGGAGTGAACCGGCGACCGGCCCGCTGGTCCGCGGCGACCTCCCACCGGAGCCGGCCGGCGTGGCGGCGGCGCTGCCCGGCCCGCGGCCCGAGCGGGCGGGCCACGTCCTGGCCGGATGGCGCGACGGCCTGGCCGAGCTGACCGCGGCGGCCGTCGACCGCGCGGAGCCGGCTTTCCGGCGTTGCGCGGCCACGGTTCCCGGGGAGCCGGCGGTGTGGCTGGCCCTGGGACTCTGCGCCGAACTGCGGGGTTCCGGCGGCGACGCGGCGCGCTACTACGACGCGGTCTGGGCGCGGGACCGGCGGGAAATCGCGGCGGCGTTCGGCTTGGCGCGGACGCGGCTGGCGGTAGGCGACCGCGTCGGCGCGGCCGCCGTCCTGGACGACGTCCCCGACGATGCCGCGCACGTGACCGAGGCCAGGGCCGCCGCCGTTCTTGCGCTCGCCGCCCGCCGGTCCGCCGAAGCGGACCTGCCGAGTCCGGACGAGGTCGCGGCCGCGCTGGAGCGGTTGCCGCGCGTCGGCCTGTACGGCGAAGAGCTCGACCGGCTCACGGCCATCGTCCTCGAGACGGCGCTCCGCCTGGCGCAGCCGCGGCGCCCGGCCCAGGTGCCGGAGGAACGCGAACTCCGTCTCCGGTTGCGCCACATCTACCGTGCCGCGGCAAAGAGGAAGCCGAAAACCCTCTGGCAAGGGCTGCTGGAGCGTGCTCATCGGGTGTGGGACTTCGGTTCCGCTCCCCGTCCGGCGACCAGCCCCGAGGTCGTCCTGAGCCAGAACAAGTACCTGGCCACGCACCGCGACGACTTGCCTGTGGTCGTCTCGGTTTCCGGCCGCGCGTTCACGTTGCGCGTGCGGACGCTGCCCGGCCACCGGCTGGAGTCGATCCGGCAAGTGGCGCCGACGGCGGCCGAGATCGACGTCGCCCCCGGTCCGGAGGCCACCTTCCGGCTGGGTACCGGGGACGAAGCGCAGACGTGGGAGTACCTGCTGCGGTTCACCGCGGCCCGGCGGGGACGGCTCGGCGAAGACGTCGTGGTGGCCGAGATCGACGTCGAGCGGGACGGCGTCCGCTCGCCGGTGCGGCGGGTCTTGGCGCACTGGACCACCGAGACCGCCAAGTCCGGCCGGTCCGAACGAGCTGTCGCGGCTTACACCGGGCACGCCACCCTCACGGAAGCGGTCGAGGCCGCACTGTCCGCCTACCGGTCGGGTGACGCGGGTGAGGCGCTCGACGCGCTGGGCGCGGCCGTGGCCATGGCCGCGGAGCAGCGGAACGACGCCGTTCTCCAGCGGCTGAGCAAGCTGGTGGACATCGTCGACGCCGAGAACGGGCTCGTCAGCTTCCGGCAGTCGCCGGACGACCGCCGCCGGGACGAGTGGGACCACCTCTCCGAGCGGCTTTCCGTGCCCCTGCGGGAACCCGAGCTCGTCGGCTCGGGGATCGCCACCGCCGTCCGCACTTCCGTGCAGTTCGTGCCTTCGGTCGCGTCCGCGGCGGCCGTCGAAACAACCGGCGTGCTGCAGGAACCCCTGCGCGCGCCACCGGTCGTGCCGGTGCCGCCGGTGCTCCGGGCCGATGTCCGGTGCCTGTCCGACGGCCCGGTGGTGGTGGGTGCCGCAGCGCGTGTCTCGGTGGCGGTGTGGCGCACCGAACGGCTCGAGCCCCTTCCGGAGGCTGTTCGCGTCCGGGTGCTCCTCGACGCGATGCCGGGCGTGGTCGAGCCGGTGAACCGGATCGCGTCGCTGACGACCGACCGGCTGATGCGGCCAGTCGAGTTCGACGTCGTCCCGGCCGAACCCGGGGAGCTGCGGCTGGTGTTCCGGATCTACCGGGACTTCGACAGCCACCTGCTCATGGAAGTCGCCGCGACGTTGCCGGTGGAACGCACGGAGGTGCCTTCGTGGCCCGGAACCTGA
- a CDS encoding 3-isopropylmalate dehydrogenase, whose product MRLAVIPGDGIGPEVVSEALKVLGEVVPTAEITNYDLGAARWHATGELLPESVLGELRQHDAILLGAVGDPTVPSGILERGLLLRLRFEMDHHVNLRPARLYPGVRGPLADAGDVDMVVVREGTEGPYAGTGGLIRKDTEHEIATEVSTNTAYGVRRVVADAFSRAEARPRKHLTLVHKTNVLSFAGSLWSRIVEEVSLEHPEVTVAYSHVDAATIHLVTDPSRFDVIVTDNLFGDILTDLAAAVTGGIGLAASGNLDMTRRNPSMFEPVHGSAPDIAGQGLADPTAAVLSVALLLDHLGQKEAARRIEASVAFDLATRDQSSPGATTAIGDRLAALVSSNVRTAG is encoded by the coding sequence ATGCGGCTCGCGGTGATCCCAGGAGACGGGATCGGGCCCGAGGTGGTCTCCGAGGCGCTGAAGGTGCTCGGCGAGGTAGTACCGACGGCGGAGATCACGAACTACGACCTCGGCGCCGCGCGGTGGCACGCGACCGGTGAGCTGCTCCCGGAGTCGGTGCTCGGCGAACTCCGCCAGCACGACGCCATCTTGCTGGGCGCGGTCGGGGATCCGACGGTGCCGAGCGGCATCCTCGAGCGCGGCCTGCTGCTGCGCCTGCGGTTCGAAATGGACCACCACGTCAACCTGCGCCCGGCGCGGCTGTACCCGGGTGTCCGGGGACCGCTGGCCGACGCCGGCGACGTCGACATGGTCGTCGTGCGCGAAGGGACCGAAGGCCCGTACGCGGGTACCGGTGGCTTGATCCGCAAGGACACCGAGCACGAGATCGCGACGGAGGTCAGCACCAACACGGCGTACGGCGTCCGGCGTGTGGTCGCGGACGCGTTCAGCCGCGCCGAGGCCCGCCCGCGCAAGCACCTGACGCTGGTGCACAAGACCAACGTGCTGTCGTTCGCCGGCTCGCTGTGGTCGCGGATCGTCGAAGAGGTCTCGCTGGAGCACCCGGAGGTGACGGTCGCGTATTCGCATGTGGACGCGGCGACCATCCACCTGGTGACCGACCCGTCCCGGTTCGACGTGATCGTGACGGACAACCTGTTCGGCGACATCCTCACCGACCTCGCGGCGGCGGTGACGGGCGGCATCGGCCTCGCGGCGAGCGGCAACCTGGACATGACCCGCCGCAACCCGAGCATGTTCGAGCCGGTCCACGGTTCGGCGCCGGACATCGCGGGTCAGGGTCTCGCCGACCCGACGGCCGCGGTGCTGTCGGTGGCGCTGCTGCTGGACCACCTGGGCCAGAAGGAAGCGGCGCGGCGGATCGAGGCTTCGGTGGCGTTCGATCTGGCCACGCGGGACCAGTCTTCGCCGGGGGCCACCACGGCGATCGGGGACCGGCTGGCGGCGTTGGTTTCTTCCAACGTGCGCACGGCTGGTTGA